In the Salinirubrum litoreum genome, one interval contains:
- the ftsZ gene encoding cell division protein FtsZ has product MDSIVDEAIDEAEAQEDGTGETVGDGSPTDGSPASGTMTDEELRDVLQDLQTDITVVGCGGAGGNTVNRMAEEGIKGAKLVAANTDVQHLVNTDADTKILMGQQKTQGRGAGSLPQVGEEAALESQDEIYDAIDGSDMVFVTAGLGGGTGTGSAPVVAKAAREAGALTIAIVTTPFTAEGEVRRTNAEAGLERLRDVSDTVIVVPNDRLLDAVGKLPVRQAFKVSDEVLMRSVKGITELITKPGLVNLDFADVRTVMEKGGVAMIGLGESDSEQKAQDSVKSALRSPLLDVDISGANSALVNVTGGSDMSIEEAEGVVEEIYDRIDPDARIIWGTSIDEELEGQMRTMIVVTGVESPQIYGQNAEQQLPADGGEDIDFVE; this is encoded by the coding sequence ATGGACTCCATCGTGGACGAAGCAATCGACGAGGCCGAGGCACAGGAGGATGGGACGGGAGAGACGGTCGGTGACGGGTCCCCCACCGACGGTTCGCCCGCGTCGGGCACCATGACCGACGAAGAGTTACGCGACGTACTGCAGGACCTCCAGACGGACATCACGGTCGTCGGCTGTGGCGGGGCGGGCGGGAACACCGTCAACCGCATGGCCGAGGAGGGGATCAAGGGTGCGAAACTGGTCGCGGCGAACACCGACGTCCAGCACCTCGTGAACACCGACGCGGACACGAAGATCCTGATGGGCCAGCAGAAGACGCAGGGCCGTGGCGCTGGCTCGCTCCCGCAGGTCGGCGAGGAGGCGGCACTGGAGTCGCAAGACGAGATCTACGACGCCATCGACGGCTCGGACATGGTGTTCGTCACCGCCGGACTCGGCGGCGGAACCGGCACCGGATCGGCTCCGGTCGTCGCCAAGGCCGCCCGCGAGGCCGGCGCGCTGACCATCGCCATCGTGACGACCCCGTTCACCGCAGAGGGTGAGGTCCGCCGGACGAACGCCGAGGCGGGCCTGGAGCGACTCCGCGACGTCTCCGACACCGTCATCGTCGTGCCGAACGACCGACTCCTCGACGCCGTGGGCAAACTGCCGGTCCGACAGGCGTTCAAAGTCTCGGACGAGGTGCTGATGCGCTCGGTCAAGGGGATCACGGAACTGATCACGAAGCCCGGCCTCGTCAATCTGGACTTCGCCGACGTGCGCACCGTCATGGAGAAGGGCGGCGTGGCGATGATCGGTCTCGGCGAGTCCGACTCCGAGCAGAAGGCACAGGACTCGGTGAAGTCCGCGCTGCGTTCGCCACTCTTGGACGTGGATATCTCCGGGGCGAACAGCGCGCTGGTGAACGTCACCGGTGGCTCGGACATGAGCATCGAGGAGGCGGAGGGCGTCGTCGAGGAGATCTACGACCGGATCGACCCCGACGCCCGCATCATCTGGGGGACCTCCATCGACGAGGAACTGGAGGGCCAGATGCGGACGATGATCGTCGTCACGGGCGTCGAGTCGCCGCAGATCTACGGGCAGAACGCAGAACAGCAACTGCCCGCCGACGGCGGCGAGGACATCGACTTCGTCGAGTGA
- a CDS encoding 5-(carboxyamino)imidazole ribonucleotide synthase — protein sequence MTPTAPGPTLGVVGGGQLGRMLGEAAAPLGVDLVVSDPTPDCPAAPVARAQIEGDFDDPETLRRLADRADVLTFEIELADPEVLDAVSDEFGVPVHPAPDTLRTIQDKLVQKRALADAGVPVPEFVAVDDEADLREAVERFGGVMLKAREGGYDGRGNLPVQSPDEAGEALAELSGPAMAEQFLDFERELSVIGVQGDGETALFPVTETIHREEILRETVAPARADDEVLARAREVAQSVLDLLDGRGVFGIELFETSEGEVLVNEIAPRPHNSGHWTIEGCQTSQFEQHVRAVLGWPLGSTKLRAPTVSANVLGDVPDSRRAQVTGLDSLLAEPGVGFHWYGKREARPLRKLGHLTAVADAGPEDSTDAPTREDLLATARDLRDGLVFE from the coding sequence GTGACACCCACCGCACCCGGCCCGACGCTCGGCGTCGTCGGCGGGGGACAACTCGGCCGGATGCTCGGCGAGGCCGCCGCCCCTCTCGGCGTCGACCTCGTCGTCTCGGATCCGACGCCCGACTGTCCCGCCGCGCCGGTCGCCCGCGCCCAGATCGAAGGCGATTTCGACGACCCAGAGACGCTCCGTCGACTGGCCGACCGCGCCGACGTGCTGACGTTCGAGATCGAACTGGCCGACCCCGAAGTCCTCGACGCCGTGAGCGACGAGTTCGGCGTCCCGGTCCACCCCGCGCCGGACACCCTCCGGACGATCCAGGACAAACTCGTCCAGAAGCGGGCGCTCGCCGACGCTGGCGTCCCGGTCCCGGAGTTCGTCGCAGTGGACGACGAGGCCGACCTCCGCGAGGCCGTCGAACGCTTCGGCGGCGTGATGCTGAAGGCCCGCGAAGGCGGCTACGACGGACGCGGAAATCTGCCGGTTCAGTCGCCCGACGAGGCCGGCGAGGCACTCGCGGAACTCTCCGGCCCGGCGATGGCCGAGCAGTTCCTCGACTTCGAACGCGAACTCTCGGTCATCGGTGTGCAGGGCGACGGCGAGACGGCGCTGTTTCCCGTCACCGAGACGATCCACCGCGAGGAGATCCTCCGGGAGACGGTCGCGCCCGCACGGGCCGACGACGAGGTACTCGCCCGCGCACGCGAGGTGGCCCAGTCGGTCCTGGACCTGCTCGACGGCCGGGGCGTCTTCGGCATCGAACTGTTCGAGACGAGCGAGGGAGAGGTCCTCGTGAACGAGATCGCCCCTCGGCCGCACAACTCCGGCCACTGGACGATCGAGGGCTGTCAGACCTCGCAGTTCGAGCAACACGTCCGGGCCGTGCTGGGGTGGCCCCTCGGCTCCACGAAACTTCGCGCGCCGACCGTCTCGGCCAACGTTCTCGGCGACGTGCCGGACTCCCGGCGCGCGCAGGTCACGGGACTCGACTCCCTGCTGGCCGAACCGGGCGTCGGCTTCCACTGGTACGGGAAACGCGAGGCGCGACCCCTGCGGAAACTCGGGCATCTGACCGCCGTGGCGGACGCCGGACCAGAGGATTCGACCGACGCCCCGACCCGCGAGGACCTGCTGGCCACCGCCCGCGACCTGCGCGACGGACTAGTATTCGAGTGA
- the purE gene encoding 5-(carboxyamino)imidazole ribonucleotide mutase has protein sequence MTDAIDAIIDDLRAEADQDRDPETAPDVGIVMGSDSDLDTMAGAYEALDELEFTEQTDYDEEIEGYSYESYVVSAHRTPDLMYAYAETAEARGLDVLIAGAGGKSADLPNMTASIAYPLPVIGVPVQEKSVSSVIGMPTGAPIVAVDAGKSFNAALSAAQILARSDPALADRLVAYHENLETDVADVSRDLHELGIDGFREKHG, from the coding sequence ATGACAGACGCAATCGACGCGATCATCGACGACCTGCGAGCAGAGGCCGACCAGGACCGCGACCCCGAGACGGCCCCGGACGTGGGCATCGTGATGGGATCGGACTCGGATCTCGACACGATGGCGGGTGCCTACGAGGCGCTCGACGAACTCGAGTTCACCGAACAGACCGACTACGACGAGGAGATCGAGGGCTACAGCTACGAGAGCTACGTCGTCTCGGCCCACCGGACGCCCGATCTGATGTACGCCTACGCCGAGACCGCCGAGGCGCGCGGACTGGACGTCCTGATCGCCGGGGCGGGTGGGAAGTCGGCCGACCTGCCGAACATGACCGCCTCCATCGCGTACCCCCTGCCGGTGATCGGCGTGCCGGTCCAGGAGAAGTCAGTGAGTTCCGTGATCGGGATGCCGACCGGCGCACCCATCGTCGCAGTCGACGCGGGCAAGTCGTTCAACGCCGCACTGTCGGCGGCCCAGATTCTCGCCCGGAGCGACCCAGCGTTGGCCGACCGACTGGTGGCGTACCACGAGAACTTAGAGACAGACGTGGCCGACGTCTCGCGTGACCTCCACGAGTTGGGTATCGACGGGTTCCGCGAGAAACACGGCTGA
- a CDS encoding heavy metal translocating P-type ATPase produces MSDPHGHEDGDSGGSAGGHDPDGDVSCGCASDDHAHDEHGGQSSGDAGDEGTVLRLSVPEMDCPSCAGNVESSVASLSGILDIDPRPATGTLVVTYDPEETTPDAIRDRVRSAGYEIESGVTDSLSVPEMDCPSCAGKVENALARVAGVIEFETRPTTGTVEVTYDPDATSRAGIVAAIEGAGYSVADADGDGSDDRSPHDVWTSTRGLNTWAGAILLAVGLSFEWFLPLAGIADPVLGTVVGREITVAWLAYLGAAAVAGQTIVRNGYYSAKNLNLDIDFLMGAGVIGALLVNLPFEAATLAVLFSVAELLERFSMDRARTSMRELMELSPDTATVRRDGAETTVPVESVAVGETVLVRPGEKIPLDGVVSEGRSAVDESPITGESVPRDVSPGDEVYGGSILAEGYLEVETTATAENSTLSKVVDLVEAAQSKKSERERFVDRFADIYTPAVVAAAILTTLASPTVFGVTWTEAFTRGLTLLVVACPCAFVISTPVSVVSGITSAARNGVLIKGGTYLEAMGSVDAVAFDKTGTLTTGELSVTDAIALDGTSETDLLGCARALESRSEHPIASAITEHADEQGVPDREIENFEALAGKGVRADLDGTTHYAGKPDLFADLGFDLGHAHVGGDSGNLHTDGGVAVEPSDCDHGQYVDLAEEVIPRLQSEGKTVVVVGTEDRLEGVIGVADTVRPESKWAVTKLRELGVGRIVMLTGDNERTAQVIGDQVGVDEVRAGLLPEEKVAAMEELTADGKTAAMVGDGVNDAPALAVATVGVAMGAAGTDTALETADVALMGDDLTRLPYLYDLSGKANGVIRGNIWSSLGVKMLLALGAIPGVVQVVHAVVIGDMGMSLAVTGNAMRLANVEPETPDSAELVD; encoded by the coding sequence ATGAGTGATCCACACGGCCACGAGGACGGTGATTCCGGCGGGTCCGCCGGCGGTCACGACCCCGACGGCGACGTGTCGTGTGGGTGTGCGTCCGACGACCACGCCCACGACGAGCACGGCGGTCAGTCGAGCGGCGACGCGGGGGACGAGGGAACCGTCCTCCGACTCTCGGTCCCGGAGATGGACTGTCCCTCCTGTGCGGGGAACGTCGAGTCGAGCGTCGCGTCGCTGTCGGGTATCCTCGACATCGACCCCCGCCCGGCGACCGGCACCCTCGTCGTCACCTACGATCCCGAGGAGACCACGCCCGACGCGATCCGCGACCGGGTGCGCTCGGCGGGCTACGAGATCGAGTCCGGCGTCACCGACTCGCTGTCGGTCCCGGAGATGGACTGCCCCTCCTGTGCCGGGAAGGTCGAGAACGCCCTCGCGCGCGTCGCGGGCGTGATCGAGTTCGAGACCCGACCCACGACCGGGACGGTCGAGGTGACCTACGACCCCGACGCGACCAGTCGCGCCGGCATCGTCGCCGCCATCGAGGGGGCGGGCTACAGCGTCGCGGACGCCGACGGCGACGGCAGCGACGACCGGTCGCCCCACGACGTGTGGACCAGCACGCGCGGCCTGAATACGTGGGCCGGCGCGATCCTGCTCGCGGTCGGCCTCTCGTTCGAGTGGTTCCTCCCACTCGCCGGGATCGCGGACCCCGTGCTCGGGACGGTCGTCGGCCGGGAGATCACGGTCGCGTGGCTCGCGTATCTCGGAGCCGCCGCCGTCGCCGGCCAGACCATCGTCCGGAACGGCTACTACTCCGCGAAGAACCTGAACCTCGACATCGACTTCCTGATGGGCGCGGGCGTCATCGGCGCACTGCTCGTGAACCTCCCGTTCGAGGCCGCGACGCTGGCGGTGCTGTTCAGCGTCGCCGAGTTGCTCGAACGCTTCTCGATGGACCGGGCGCGCACCTCGATGCGGGAACTGATGGAACTGTCGCCGGACACCGCGACGGTCCGCAGAGACGGCGCGGAGACGACCGTCCCCGTGGAGTCGGTCGCGGTCGGCGAGACGGTGCTGGTCCGGCCGGGCGAGAAGATCCCCCTCGACGGCGTGGTCAGCGAGGGCCGGTCGGCAGTCGACGAGTCGCCGATCACGGGCGAGTCGGTCCCGCGGGACGTGTCGCCCGGCGACGAGGTGTACGGCGGGAGCATCCTCGCCGAGGGGTATCTGGAGGTGGAGACGACCGCAACCGCAGAGAACTCCACGCTCTCGAAGGTCGTCGACCTCGTGGAGGCCGCCCAGTCGAAGAAGTCCGAGCGGGAACGCTTCGTCGACCGCTTCGCGGACATCTACACCCCGGCCGTGGTCGCCGCCGCGATCCTGACGACGCTCGCGTCGCCGACCGTCTTCGGTGTCACGTGGACCGAGGCGTTCACGCGCGGGTTGACCCTGCTGGTCGTCGCCTGCCCCTGCGCGTTCGTCATCTCGACGCCCGTGTCGGTCGTCTCGGGCATCACCAGCGCGGCGAGAAACGGCGTGCTGATCAAGGGCGGGACGTACCTCGAAGCGATGGGCTCGGTGGACGCGGTCGCGTTCGACAAGACCGGGACGCTGACCACCGGCGAACTGTCGGTGACCGACGCCATCGCCCTCGACGGGACGAGCGAGACCGATCTGCTGGGCTGTGCCCGCGCGCTCGAATCGCGCTCCGAACACCCCATCGCGTCGGCGATCACCGAGCACGCCGACGAGCAGGGTGTCCCCGACCGGGAGATCGAGAACTTCGAGGCGCTCGCGGGGAAGGGCGTCCGGGCCGACCTCGACGGGACGACCCACTACGCCGGCAAGCCGGACCTGTTCGCGGACCTCGGTTTCGACCTGGGCCACGCCCACGTCGGCGGCGATTCTGGCAACCTCCACACCGATGGCGGCGTCGCCGTCGAACCGAGCGACTGCGACCACGGTCAGTACGTCGACCTCGCCGAGGAGGTCATCCCTCGCCTCCAGTCAGAGGGGAAGACGGTCGTCGTCGTCGGCACCGAGGACCGACTGGAGGGCGTCATCGGCGTCGCCGACACCGTCCGGCCCGAGTCGAAGTGGGCGGTCACCAAGTTGCGCGAACTGGGCGTCGGGCGCATCGTCATGCTGACCGGCGACAACGAGCGCACGGCGCAGGTCATCGGCGACCAGGTCGGCGTGGACGAGGTGCGGGCCGGCCTGCTCCCGGAGGAGAAGGTCGCGGCGATGGAGGAACTGACCGCAGACGGGAAGACGGCCGCGATGGTCGGCGACGGCGTGAACGACGCCCCGGCGCTGGCGGTCGCCACGGTCGGCGTGGCGATGGGTGCGGCCGGGACCGACACCGCACTGGAGACGGCCGACGTGGCGCTGATGGGCGACGATCTGACGCGCCTGCCGTACCTCTACGACCTCTCGGGCAAGGCGAACGGCGTGATCCGGGGCAACATCTGGTCGTCACTGGGCGTCAAGATGCTGCTGGCACTCGGCGCGATTCCGGGCGTCGTGCAGGTCGTCCACGCGGTCGTCATCGGCGACATGGGGATGAGCCTCGCCGTGACCGGCAACGCGATGCGACTGGCGAACGTGGAACCGGAGACGCCGGACTCGGCAGAACTGGTGGACTGA
- a CDS encoding 30S ribosomal protein S6e, whose product MADFKVTVADPDSGTTYQRDVDGQDANRFLGREIGEEVDGGAVGLSGFTLEITGGSDAAGRPMREDVAGANLKELLLDGGAGYNPSRDGERRRVTVRGRQISEETAQINARVVDGEGDVAEAFEGGDDDE is encoded by the coding sequence ATGGCAGATTTCAAGGTCACGGTCGCCGACCCGGACTCGGGGACGACCTACCAGCGCGACGTCGACGGACAGGACGCGAACCGATTCCTCGGCCGAGAGATCGGCGAGGAGGTCGACGGCGGTGCCGTCGGTCTGTCCGGCTTCACGCTGGAGATCACCGGCGGGTCCGACGCGGCCGGCCGACCGATGCGCGAGGACGTGGCGGGTGCGAACCTGAAGGAACTCCTGCTCGACGGCGGTGCGGGCTACAACCCGTCCCGTGACGGCGAGCGCAGGCGCGTCACCGTTCGCGGCCGGCAGATCAGCGAGGAGACGGCCCAGATCAACGCCCGCGTCGTCGACGGCGAGGGCGACGTCGCCGAGGCGTTCGAAGGCGGCGACGACGACGAGTAA
- a CDS encoding DUF7112 family protein yields MADRVASDNPSVTTHDARVVRAGGTRRPCVRLPADAVPTDDYVRVVCDGREYHGRFVADSEGIVLRGLYDNRRIAREDRDAPNRLVEWLASADVEIGRMIACDEIESGFLYGLRKPGERVFYDATESPDSSLADIARNLDG; encoded by the coding sequence ATGGCAGACCGCGTCGCCAGCGACAACCCGAGCGTCACCACCCACGACGCGCGGGTCGTCCGGGCCGGCGGGACGCGCAGACCGTGCGTCCGCCTGCCGGCCGACGCGGTCCCCACCGACGACTACGTCCGGGTCGTCTGTGACGGCCGGGAGTACCACGGTCGCTTCGTCGCGGACAGCGAGGGAATCGTGCTCCGTGGACTGTACGACAACAGACGCATCGCCCGCGAGGACCGCGACGCCCCGAACCGCCTCGTCGAGTGGCTGGCGTCGGCGGACGTGGAGATCGGTCGCATGATCGCCTGCGACGAGATCGAGTCGGGCTTTCTCTACGGGCTTCGGAAACCGGGCGAGCGCGTGTTCTACGACGCCACCGAGTCGCCGGACTCCTCGCTTGCGGACATCGCGCGGAACCTGGACGGCTGA
- a CDS encoding DUF5807 family protein produces the protein MSKLSEFLAGERPEDVALFLADDYLDEDGTIASHGESVDGGVVLVADGEQGRSIFSAGTGMDAMQFAKGAMGNEGDIAADLAGGVCPASESVDANEADEDDADHAVQFVFAFAEEQNEEVGGLYAEGDVIHAYAHCDCGESFSHKWVTGER, from the coding sequence ATGAGCAAACTCTCGGAGTTCCTCGCGGGCGAGCGCCCGGAGGACGTGGCGCTGTTCCTCGCAGACGACTACCTCGACGAGGACGGGACCATCGCGTCGCACGGCGAGTCGGTCGACGGCGGCGTCGTCCTCGTCGCCGACGGCGAGCAGGGCCGGAGCATCTTCTCGGCCGGCACCGGCATGGACGCGATGCAGTTCGCGAAGGGTGCGATGGGCAACGAGGGCGACATCGCCGCGGACCTCGCCGGCGGCGTCTGTCCCGCGAGTGAGTCGGTAGACGCGAACGAAGCCGACGAGGACGACGCAGACCACGCGGTCCAGTTCGTCTTCGCGTTCGCCGAGGAGCAGAACGAGGAGGTCGGCGGCCTGTACGCCGAGGGTGACGTGATCCACGCCTACGCCCACTGTGACTGCGGGGAGTCGTTCTCGCACAAGTGGGTCACCGGCGAGCGGTAG
- a CDS encoding carbohydrate kinase family protein — translation MARVVTVGSAVVDRVYPVTNLPAPDGGAFARDEQLADGGVAANVAVASARLGHEAGVVSRVGGDADGDRVVTALDAEGVETTRLARGDERTSFSLILRDDDGERMIVNGGAAVGALRLDAADRDYYRDADAVFTSAYAPDPVVSTLLDDARAGDCPPLLFDLAGPFAELDGRGTTRETVDALLPHVDCFLAGEVALRSYLDCTGREAAEELQGNGVERTALTRGADGALLIEGEEVVEVPAFDVPVRDTTGAGDAFAAGLVDAWLCRDLPAREAGRFAAAVAAENCTAEGARGGLPDRETVAERLAE, via the coding sequence ATGGCCCGCGTCGTCACGGTCGGCAGCGCGGTCGTCGACCGCGTCTACCCGGTGACGAACCTCCCCGCGCCGGACGGCGGCGCGTTCGCCCGCGACGAGCAACTCGCAGACGGCGGGGTCGCCGCGAACGTCGCGGTCGCCTCGGCCCGTCTCGGCCACGAGGCCGGCGTCGTCAGCCGGGTCGGCGGTGACGCGGACGGCGACCGGGTCGTCACCGCCCTCGACGCCGAGGGCGTGGAGACCACCCGTCTCGCTCGCGGCGACGAGCGGACCTCCTTCTCGCTGATCCTCCGTGACGACGACGGCGAGCGGATGATCGTCAACGGCGGGGCGGCGGTCGGTGCCCTCCGCCTCGACGCGGCCGACCGCGACTACTACCGCGACGCGGACGCCGTCTTCACCAGCGCGTACGCGCCCGACCCGGTCGTCTCGACGCTCCTCGACGACGCCCGTGCCGGCGACTGCCCGCCGCTCCTCTTCGACCTCGCGGGCCCCTTCGCGGAACTCGACGGCCGGGGGACGACCCGCGAGACGGTCGACGCCCTCCTCCCGCACGTCGACTGCTTCCTCGCCGGCGAGGTGGCGCTCCGGTCGTACCTCGACTGCACCGGCCGCGAGGCGGCCGAGGAGCTACAGGGGAACGGCGTCGAGCGGACGGCCTTGACTCGCGGGGCAGACGGTGCACTCCTGATCGAGGGCGAGGAAGTCGTCGAGGTCCCGGCGTTCGACGTGCCGGTCCGGGACACGACCGGCGCGGGGGACGCCTTCGCCGCCGGCCTCGTGGACGCGTGGCTCTGTCGTGATCTGCCGGCCCGAGAAGCGGGGCGGTTCGCCGCCGCCGTCGCCGCCGAGAACTGCACTGCCGAGGGTGCCCGTGGGGGTCTGCCGGACCGGGAAACCGTCGCCGAGCGATTGGCGGAGTAG
- a CDS encoding DHH family phosphoesterase, which translates to MDEDLIDSDRLSLSRKSQLPGAGFFYPDTLDEERAEEQAREAVEGAEVVVVADTDADGLGCVALIREAYDAAVAAANFEDPEPLLDEESGALADETDALDPETPTDEFDADADETVGLADDEPPTSSVALLGAGPHNVEDALERVAAYAEPGVEVFVCDLCPDRFEYVEDALTALREHDATVRWFDHHQWDDAVAAQVREAGVDLVVGDSDEECTADVTLRSLDYDFPDYLHELAAVTRDHDLWLREDPRSDDLADYAYWTGAAEYVAVVGEYGADLPDFALEFVEERRVEKEALIETALDRAEFHEVGEWTVGVTYGRCSQNEVAEGMREQGADASVIVKPAGSASIRGTDAFERCHEVAAQVNGGGHPKAAGCKPDIYDDMLDYAHHWTTQGSAARRVILAGFERLAEEEAEADDTDDETDTESAEE; encoded by the coding sequence ATGGACGAAGACCTCATCGACTCGGACAGGCTGTCGCTCTCCCGGAAGTCCCAACTGCCGGGTGCCGGCTTCTTCTACCCCGACACGTTAGACGAGGAACGCGCCGAGGAACAGGCCCGCGAAGCGGTCGAGGGTGCGGAGGTGGTGGTCGTCGCCGACACCGACGCGGACGGACTGGGCTGTGTCGCGCTGATCCGCGAGGCGTACGACGCCGCCGTCGCCGCCGCGAACTTCGAGGACCCCGAACCACTGCTCGACGAAGAGAGTGGTGCCCTCGCCGACGAGACCGACGCGCTCGACCCGGAGACGCCGACCGACGAGTTCGACGCGGACGCCGACGAGACCGTCGGCCTCGCGGACGACGAGCCACCGACGTCGTCGGTCGCCCTGCTCGGTGCCGGTCCGCACAACGTCGAGGACGCCCTCGAACGTGTCGCCGCGTACGCCGAACCGGGCGTCGAGGTGTTCGTCTGTGACCTCTGTCCGGACCGGTTCGAGTACGTCGAGGACGCCCTGACTGCCCTGCGAGAACACGACGCCACGGTGCGGTGGTTCGACCACCACCAGTGGGACGACGCGGTCGCCGCACAGGTCCGCGAGGCGGGCGTCGACCTCGTGGTCGGCGACTCCGACGAGGAGTGTACCGCCGACGTGACCCTCCGCTCGCTGGACTACGACTTCCCCGACTACCTCCACGAACTCGCCGCCGTGACGCGGGACCACGACCTCTGGCTCCGCGAGGACCCCCGGAGCGACGACCTCGCGGACTACGCCTACTGGACCGGCGCGGCGGAGTACGTCGCGGTCGTCGGCGAGTACGGTGCCGACCTCCCCGACTTCGCACTGGAGTTCGTCGAAGAACGCCGCGTCGAGAAGGAGGCCCTCATCGAGACGGCGCTGGACCGCGCCGAGTTCCACGAGGTCGGCGAGTGGACCGTGGGCGTCACCTACGGCCGGTGTTCACAGAACGAGGTCGCAGAAGGGATGCGCGAACAGGGCGCGGACGCCTCCGTGATCGTCAAGCCCGCCGGCTCCGCGTCCATCCGTGGCACGGACGCCTTCGAGCGCTGTCACGAGGTCGCCGCGCAGGTCAACGGCGGCGGGCACCCGAAGGCCGCCGGCTGTAAGCCGGACATCTACGACGACATGCTGGACTACGCCCACCACTGGACGACACAGGGGTCGGCCGCCCGGCGCGTCATTCTGGCCGGCTTCGAGCGACTCGCCGAAGAAGAAGCCGAGGCCGACGACACAGACGACGAGACGGACACCGAATCCGCCGAGGAGTAA
- a CDS encoding Hsp20/alpha crystallin family protein, whose product MDRDDRDDPFDNIFDEIERMMGEMTGNVDDGSGFASETHVDVYDEGDTLRLVADLPGVTKDGIDLKCDGETLTISAASDHREYDEHVRLPARVDEHSARATFNNGVLEVTFDRVEDSAEIDVE is encoded by the coding sequence ATGGATAGAGACGACCGCGACGACCCGTTCGACAACATCTTCGACGAGATCGAACGGATGATGGGCGAGATGACTGGAAACGTCGACGACGGGTCCGGCTTCGCCTCCGAGACTCACGTCGACGTGTACGACGAGGGCGACACCCTCCGACTCGTCGCGGATCTGCCGGGCGTCACGAAAGACGGAATCGACCTGAAGTGTGACGGCGAGACGCTGACCATCTCTGCGGCCAGCGACCACCGCGAGTACGACGAACACGTCCGTCTCCCGGCCCGCGTCGACGAGCACTCCGCGCGTGCGACGTTCAACAACGGTGTGCTCGAAGTGACGTTCGACCGCGTCGAGGACTCCGCCGAGATCGACGTGGAGTAG
- a CDS encoding ATP-grasp domain-containing protein: MTRLAVTTQAETFERMRGPLADRGIEVVPVQAKERTLSVAGGERGDSATDDRQADLPAVDVGFVYPSRAMEGGVVDALLAVPWVTDREGVLTSRNKAGVLAACAAADLPVPQTTMVSNPVDDATVAEALAEFDAPVVVKPNSTTRGVGVVKVSDPDSALGVTDYLDLVHDYRATGDRSYLLQEYLPDARDFRAMVVDGTCVGGVERRLDPEAVESGHWKHNVHRGAEAVGVDLPERHRRLAESVAETLGTDYLGVDLLESGDRLVVSETNARPTIDAATKYDAGFWDRLAALIERTAERSDG; the protein is encoded by the coding sequence ATGACGCGGCTGGCGGTCACGACGCAGGCCGAGACCTTCGAGCGGATGCGGGGGCCACTCGCCGACCGGGGTATCGAGGTCGTGCCGGTACAGGCCAAAGAACGCACCCTGTCGGTCGCCGGCGGTGAGCGCGGCGACTCGGCGACCGACGACAGACAGGCCGACCTCCCGGCGGTCGACGTCGGCTTCGTCTACCCCTCCCGGGCGATGGAGGGCGGCGTGGTCGACGCCCTGTTGGCGGTCCCGTGGGTGACCGACCGCGAGGGGGTGCTCACCTCCCGGAACAAGGCCGGGGTGCTCGCGGCCTGTGCCGCGGCGGACCTCCCGGTCCCGCAGACGACGATGGTCTCGAACCCGGTGGACGACGCGACCGTCGCGGAGGCCCTCGCCGAGTTCGACGCGCCGGTCGTCGTGAAGCCGAACTCCACGACCCGAGGCGTCGGCGTCGTGAAAGTGAGCGATCCGGACTCGGCACTCGGCGTCACCGACTATCTCGATCTGGTCCACGACTACCGGGCGACCGGCGACCGGTCGTACCTCCTGCAGGAGTATCTCCCCGACGCCCGCGACTTCCGGGCGATGGTCGTCGACGGCACGTGCGTCGGCGGTGTCGAGCGCCGACTCGATCCCGAGGCGGTCGAGTCGGGCCACTGGAAACACAACGTCCACCGGGGGGCCGAGGCGGTCGGCGTCGACCTCCCGGAGCGCCACCGGCGACTCGCAGAGTCGGTCGCCGAGACGCTGGGGACCGACTACCTCGGCGTGGACCTCCTGGAGTCCGGCGACCGACTGGTCGTCTCGGAGACGAACGCCCGCCCGACGATCGACGCGGCGACGAAGTACGACGCCGGCTTCTGGGACCGACTCGCGGCGCTGATCGAGCGGACTGCCGAGAGGAGCGACGGCTGA